The following are from one region of the Salvia splendens isolate huo1 chromosome 2, SspV2, whole genome shotgun sequence genome:
- the LOC121766662 gene encoding 7-deoxyloganetin glucosyltransferase-like, translated as MGAKKHHVVCIPFPAQGHINPMLKLAKLLHDEGGFHVTFVNTEYNHRRLLKARGASALDGLPTFRFETIPDGLPPSETADATQDIPSLCESTTTTCLAPFKKLIARLNEAGDVPPVSCIVSDGVMSFTLDAAAELGLPEVLFWTTSACGFYAYTQFEKIKKMGYAPLKDTTDLTNGYLDTVVAGIPAMKGIRLRDIPSFIRTTNPDDFMLRFISQETTRAKRASAIILNTFEALEQNVLDALSSFLPPTYAVGPLHLLETSLTDRLDQLGSNLWKEEPDCLNWLDSQEPGSVVYVNFGSITVMTPGQLTEFAWGLANSGQSFLWVIRPDLVSGDNAVLAPEFLKETRGWGRMASWCPQERVLRHPAVGGFLTHSGWNSTLESLSSGVPMICWPFFAEQQTNCWYCCNQWGVGMEIDSDVKRDEVEKQVRSLMVGEEGEEMRRRAAEWKNLAAAAAAKGKSRRNLRRVIDEVLLGKV; from the exons ATGGGTGCAAAAAAACATCATGTGGTCTGCATCCCGTTTCCCGCCCAAGGCCACATAAACCCGATGCTCAAGCTCGCCAAGCTCCTCCATGACGAAGGCGGCTTCCACGTCACCTTTGTGAACACCGAGTACAACCACCGCCGCCTCCTCAAGGCCCGCGGGGCCAGCGCCCTCGATGGCCTCCCCACCTTCCGCTTCGAGACGATCCCCGACGGCCTCCCGCCCTCGGAGACTGCGGACGCCACCCAGGACATACCGTCCTTGTGCGAGTCCACCACCACCACGTGCCTGGCCCCCTTCAAGAAGCTCATTGCGCGGCTCAATGAGGCCGGGGACGTACCCCCTGTCTCGTGCATTGTCTCAGACGGCGTCATGAGCTTTACCCTCGACGCCGCGGCCGAGCTAGGCCTCCCCGAGGTTTTGTTTTGGACTACCAGCGCATGTGGATTTTACGCTTACACGCAGTttgaaaagattaaaaaaatgggCTATGCTCCACTTAAAG ACACGACCGACTTAACCAACGGATATCTAGACACGGTGGTGGCCGGAATCCCCGCCATGAAAGGCATACGCTTGAGAGACATCCCGAGCTTCATCCGCACCACGAATCCAGACGACTTCATGCTCCGATTCATCTCTCAAGAGACAACACGCGCCAAACGCGCCTCCGCCATCATACTAAACACATTCGAGGCACTCGAGCAGAACGTGCTCGACGCGCTCTCCTCATTCCTCCCTCCCACCTACGCGGTCGGACCGCTCCACTTACTCGAAACCAGTTTAACCGACCGGTTGGACCAGCTTGGTTCAAACCTATGGAAGGAAGAACCGGATTGTCTTAACTGGCTTGATTCTCAAGAACCTGGTTCGGTTGTCTATGTAAATTTCGGGAGCATAACCGTGATGACACCCGGTCAACTCACCGAGTTCGCATGGGGACTGGCCAACAGCGGCCAGTCCTTTTTGTGGGTCATCCGCCCTGACCTCGTCTCCGGGGATAACGCGGTTTTGGCCCCGGAGTTTCTGAAGGAGACGAGGGGGTGGGGGCGGATGGCGAGTTGGTGCCCCCAGGAGAGGGTGCTAAGGCACCCTGCTGTTGGGGGGTTTCTGACGCACAGTGGGTGGAATTCGACTCTGGAGAGCTTGTCGAGTGGGGTCCCGATGATCTGCTGGCCGTTTTTCGCGGAGCAGCAGACGAATTGCTGGTACTGCTGCAACCAATGGGGGGTGGGAATGGAGATTGATAGTGATGTGAAGAGGGATGAGGTGGAGAAGCAGGTGAGGAGTTTGATGGTGGGGGAGGAAGGGGAGGAGATGAGGAGGAGGGCGGCAGAGTGGAAGAATcttgcggcggcggcggcggcgaaaGGGAAGTCGCGACGGAATCTGCGTAGGGTTATTGATGAAGTGTTGTTGGGGAAAGTTTAA